A single window of Triplophysa rosa linkage group LG20, Trosa_1v2, whole genome shotgun sequence DNA harbors:
- the klhl26 gene encoding kelch-like protein 26, with the protein MAESDGVELNRAQSSMADNKNSVLRCTFSAPSHSNTLLRGLSALRAQGQLLDVVLAIDNERFEVHKAVLASCSDYFRAMFTGGMKESNQDTIELKGLSARGLKHIIDFAYSSEVTLDLDCIQDVLGAAVFLQMVPVVDLCEEFLKSAMSVETCLNIGQMATTFSLSSLKKSVDAFTFRHFLQISQEEDFLHIPMERLVFFLQSNKLKNCSEIDLFHAAIRWLQHDESRRAAASEVLCHVRFPLMRSSELVDSVQTVSIMVEDVLCQQFLLKAFNYQILPFRQHDMQSARTSIRSDITSLITFGGTPYTDNDRSVSGKVFYLPDITARQFKELTEMEMGCSHACVSVLDNFVYVVGGQHLQYRSGEGAVDLCFRYDPHLNQWLRIQPMQESRIQFQLNVLHGLLYATGGRNRAGSMSSVECYCPRKNEWIYVDSLKRRIWGHAGATCGGKLYVSGGYGVSVEDKKTLHCYDPASDQWEFKCPMNEPRVLHAMISVNNRIYALGGRMDHVDRCFDVLAVEYYVPETDQWTTVSPMRAGQSEAGCCLLDKKIYIVGGYNWHLNNVTSIVQVYNTETDEWERDLHFPESFAGIACTPIVLPQTTTQR; encoded by the exons ATGGCGGAGTCGGATGGTGTGGAGTTAAATCGAGCTCAAAGCAG CATGGCTGACAACAAGAATAGCGTGCTTCGTTGTACTTTCTCGGCCCCCAGCCACAGTAATACTCTCCTGAGGGGGTTGTCTGCATTGCGAGCTCAAGGTCAGTTGCTGGATGTGGTTCTGGCCATTGACAACGAGCGTTTTGAAGTTCACAAAGCTGTTTTGGCCTCCTGCAGTGACTACTTCAG AGCCATGTTCACTGGAGGAATGAAGGAGTCAAACCAGGACACCATTGAGCTAAAAGGTCTATCAGCCAGAGGACTGAAGCACATCATCGATTTTGCTTACAGTTCCGAGGTCACTTTGGACCTGGACTGCATCCAGGATGTTCTCGGAGCAGCTGTGTTCCTGCAGATGGTGCCTGTGGTGGATCTTTGCGAGGAGTTCCTAAAATCAGCCATGAGTGTGGAGACTTGTCTGAACATCGGCCAGATGGCCACCACATTCAGCCTCTCCTCCCTCAAAAAGTCTGTGGATGCATTTACATTCCGTCACTTCCTTCAAATCTCTCAGGAAGAAGACTTCCTACACATTCCGATGGAGCGGCTGGTGTTCTTCCTCCAGAGCAACAAGTTGAAGAACTGTAGCGAGATCGACTTGTTCCACGCTGCGATCCGCTGGCTGCAGCATGACGAGTCCAGGCGAGCCGCAGCCAGCGAAGTTCTCTGCCACGTGCGCTTCCCGTTAATGCGGTCGTCTGAACTAGTGGACAGCGTCCAGACGGTCAGCATCATGGTGGAGGACGTCCTGTGTCAACAGTTTCTTCTGAAAGCCTTCAATTATCAGATCCTTCCGTTCCGACAGCACGACATGCAGTCTGCCCGAACTTCCATCCGGTCCGACATCACGTCGCTTATCACTTTTGGCGGCACGCCGTACACCGACAACGACCGTTCTGTTAGCGGCAAAGTTTTTTATCTTCCTGACATCACGGCGCGACAGTTCAAAGAGCTTACTGAAATGGAGATGGGGTGCAGCCATGCGTGTGTGTCAGTTCTGGACAATTTTGTGTACGTGGTGGGCGGGCAGCATTTGCAGTACCGCAGCGGAGAAGGCGCAGTCGACTTATGCTTCCGCTACGACCCCCATCTGAACCAGTGGCTGCGGATCCAGCCCATGCAGGAGAGTCGCATTCAATTTCAGCTCAACGTGCTGCACGGGCTACTTTACGCCACAGGGGGGCGCAACCGAGCTGGCAGCATGTCTTCTGTCGAGTGCTACTGCCCCAGGAAAAACGAATGGATATATGTGGATTCCCTAAAGAGGAGAATCTGGGGTCATGCCGGCGCTACGTGCGGGGGTAAACTTTACGTCTCCGGTGGTTACGGAGTGTCCGTCGAGGATAAGAAGACGTTGCATTGTTATGATCCAGCGTCTGATCAGTGGGAATTCAAGTGCCCCATGAATGAGCCGCGAGTCCTGCACGCAATGATCAGCGTGAATAACCGCATTTATGCCTTGGGGGGCAGAATGGACCATGTTGACCGCTGCTTTGACGTTCTCGCTGTAGAGTATTATGTTCCAGAGACCGATCAATGGACAACGGTCAGCCCGATGCGTGCCGGTCAGTCAGAGGCTGGCTGCTGCTTGCTGGATAAAAAGATCTATATTGTTGGCGGATACAACTGGCATCTCAATAACGTCACTAGTATTGTGCAGGTTTATAACACAGAGACAGATGAGTGGGAGCGGGATCTGCATTTTCCAGAATCTTTCGCAGGAATAGCTTGTACGCCAATTGTACTTCCGCAAACCACCACCCAGCGCTAA